One part of the Streptomyces nigra genome encodes these proteins:
- a CDS encoding sulfite exporter TauE/SafE family protein — MTAPTELYGLAAGLVIALVTAPVGVSGAVFLLPVQLSVFGVPSPAVTPTNLLYNVVAGPGALLRHRRKGTLGGPLVRLLVLGTLPGVVIGAAVRVFAVPGATVFRLLVAGLLTPLGLWLVARTLRPTRTPPRPEPSPRAVTALALVVGIVGGIYGIGGGSLLGPVLVGRGMPVAVVAPAALASTFATSVVGAAAFALLSLTGSDVAPDWSLGLACGIGGLIGGYLGARLQPRLPDRALRLLLGTLAMAVGGLYVVRGLA; from the coding sequence ATGACCGCGCCGACGGAGCTGTACGGTCTCGCCGCCGGCCTGGTGATCGCCCTGGTCACCGCGCCGGTCGGGGTGTCGGGAGCCGTCTTCCTGCTGCCCGTGCAGCTCAGCGTCTTCGGCGTGCCCAGCCCGGCGGTCACCCCCACCAACCTGCTCTACAACGTCGTCGCCGGCCCCGGCGCCCTCCTGCGGCACCGGCGGAAGGGCACGCTGGGCGGCCCGCTCGTACGGCTCCTGGTCCTCGGCACCCTCCCCGGTGTGGTGATCGGCGCCGCCGTACGGGTCTTCGCCGTCCCCGGCGCCACCGTCTTCCGGCTCCTGGTGGCCGGGCTGCTCACCCCGCTGGGCCTGTGGCTCGTCGCCCGCACCCTGCGGCCCACCCGGACGCCCCCGCGCCCGGAGCCGTCACCGCGCGCCGTGACCGCGCTGGCCCTCGTGGTCGGGATCGTCGGCGGGATCTACGGCATCGGCGGGGGCTCCCTGCTCGGACCGGTCCTGGTGGGCCGCGGCATGCCGGTCGCCGTGGTCGCCCCGGCCGCCCTCGCGTCCACGTTCGCCACATCGGTCGTGGGCGCCGCCGCCTTCGCCCTGCTGTCGCTCACCGGCTCCGACGTCGCCCCCGACTGGTCCCTGGGCCTGGCCTGCGGCATCGGCGGTCTGATCGGCGGCTACCTCGGCGCCCGCCTCCAGCCCCGCCTCCCGGACCGGGCGCTGCGCCTGCTCCTCGGCACCCTGGCCATGGCGGTGGGCGGCCTGTACGTGGTGCGGGGCCTGGCCTGA
- a CDS encoding helix-turn-helix transcriptional regulator, which produces MSRPTARVLTLLELLQSGGTRTVAELADRLGVEGRTVRRYVDQLIDLDVPVESVRGRYGGYRLGPGHRLPPLMLGDDEALAVLLGLVAGRRAGLTTSRRTAAETASAKIRRVLPRHLARRLDALLESLAFTDEPGEPDAADSGVLLTLADAVRHRRPVALRYTDRDGRRSHRTLHAYGIVAHAGRWYVTGRDAGIDEDRTLRLDRIADARTLPGSFAAPEGPSPAERVVSGFATAAYRHEVTLRIHATAAHIQSHLPASVASVEEHPAGEGGEDRRWLRVELRAERLDWLPPVLAALDRPFVVERPDELRGLVTAFADRLAASARRRVPPEDMPKGCP; this is translated from the coding sequence ATGTCCCGGCCCACCGCCCGTGTCCTGACCCTGCTGGAGCTGCTGCAGTCGGGCGGCACCCGGACGGTGGCCGAACTGGCCGACCGGCTCGGCGTCGAGGGACGCACGGTGCGGCGGTACGTGGACCAGCTGATCGACCTCGACGTCCCCGTGGAGTCGGTGCGCGGCCGCTACGGCGGCTACCGGCTCGGTCCCGGACACCGGCTCCCCCCGCTCATGCTCGGCGACGACGAGGCGCTGGCCGTGCTGCTCGGCCTGGTCGCCGGCCGCCGGGCGGGGCTGACGACATCCCGGCGCACGGCCGCCGAGACGGCGTCGGCGAAGATCCGGCGCGTACTGCCCCGGCACCTGGCCCGCCGGCTCGACGCCCTCCTCGAATCCCTCGCCTTCACGGACGAGCCCGGAGAGCCGGATGCCGCCGACTCCGGTGTCCTGCTCACCCTCGCGGACGCGGTGCGCCACCGCCGTCCCGTCGCGCTCCGCTACACCGACCGAGACGGGCGGCGCAGCCACCGCACCCTGCACGCCTACGGGATCGTCGCGCACGCCGGCCGCTGGTACGTCACCGGCAGGGACGCCGGGATCGACGAGGACCGGACCCTGCGGCTCGACCGCATCGCGGACGCACGGACCCTGCCGGGCTCGTTCGCAGCGCCCGAGGGGCCCTCGCCGGCGGAGCGTGTGGTGTCCGGGTTCGCCACGGCGGCGTACCGCCACGAGGTGACCCTGCGTATCCACGCGACGGCCGCACACATCCAGAGCCACCTGCCCGCCTCCGTCGCGAGCGTGGAGGAGCATCCGGCGGGCGAGGGAGGGGAGGACCGGCGCTGGCTGCGCGTCGAACTGCGGGCGGAGCGGCTGGACTGGCTGCCGCCGGTACTCGCCGCACTCGACCGGCCGTTCGTCGTGGAGCGCCCCGACGAGCTGCGCGGCCTCGTCACCGCGTTCGCCGACCGGCTGGCCGCCTCCGCGCGCCGCCGCGTCCCGCCGGAGGACATGCCGAAAGGGTGCCCGTGA
- a CDS encoding DUF1206 domain-containing protein, translating into MNTSAMASTGRLGRLRSGRAARGSVTRGAARAGLAARGVIYLLVGALAVQVAFGDTGRQADRGGALAELSHRPFGAVLLWALGIGLVGMALWRLSEAVFGAPGEDGRSARKRLMAAARCGFYVFVAYSVLYFAATRHQSSGGSSDQQSRDVTARALELPGGQWLVGAAGIGVVAAGVWIGVRAVRRKYHDKLQLGRMSRRTRQLVDVTGVGGGAARGLVFAVAGVFAVRAAVAYEPDRAKGLDDTLRSLAETPLGPWLLVCVAVGLVLFGLFSFALARWRRV; encoded by the coding sequence ATGAACACGAGTGCGATGGCGTCGACCGGACGGCTCGGACGGCTGCGGAGCGGGCGGGCCGCACGGGGTTCGGTCACGCGGGGGGCGGCACGGGCGGGGCTCGCCGCACGGGGTGTGATCTATCTGCTGGTCGGCGCGCTGGCCGTGCAGGTCGCGTTCGGTGACACGGGCCGGCAGGCCGACCGCGGCGGCGCCCTCGCCGAGCTGTCGCACCGGCCCTTCGGCGCCGTGCTGCTGTGGGCGCTGGGCATCGGGCTGGTCGGGATGGCGCTGTGGCGGCTGAGCGAGGCGGTGTTCGGCGCGCCCGGCGAGGACGGGCGCAGCGCGCGCAAGCGGCTGATGGCGGCGGCCCGCTGCGGCTTCTACGTCTTCGTCGCCTACTCGGTGCTGTACTTCGCCGCCACCCGGCACCAGAGCTCCGGCGGGTCCAGCGACCAGCAGTCCCGGGATGTGACCGCCCGGGCGCTTGAGCTGCCCGGCGGCCAGTGGCTGGTCGGCGCGGCCGGGATCGGTGTGGTGGCCGCGGGGGTCTGGATCGGCGTCCGCGCGGTCCGGCGCAAGTACCACGACAAGCTCCAGCTGGGCCGGATGAGCCGGCGCACCCGTCAGCTGGTGGACGTCACCGGCGTGGGCGGTGGCGCGGCGCGCGGCCTGGTGTTCGCCGTGGCCGGGGTCTTCGCGGTCCGTGCGGCCGTCGCCTATGAACCGGACCGGGCGAAGGGCCTGGACGACACGCTGCGCAGCCTCGCCGAGACGCCGCTGGGGCCGTGGCTGCTGGTCTGCGTGGCGGTGGGTCTGGTGCTGTTCGGGCTGTTCTCGTTCGCACTGGCCCGCTGGCGCCGTGTGTGA
- a CDS encoding VOC family protein — protein MEFVSVRMITADVARLVAFYERALGVPATWATEEFAELRTPGAALAIAGTATVPLFAPGSARPAANQSVIVEFLVDDVDRVHRDLTGFVSDVVAGPTTMPWGNRSLLFRDPDGTPVNFFTPVTPAALQKYGR, from the coding sequence ATGGAGTTCGTCTCCGTCCGCATGATCACCGCCGATGTCGCCCGCCTCGTCGCGTTCTACGAGCGCGCCCTGGGCGTGCCCGCGACCTGGGCCACCGAGGAGTTCGCCGAACTCAGGACCCCGGGTGCGGCCCTCGCGATCGCGGGCACCGCCACCGTCCCGCTGTTCGCCCCCGGCTCCGCCCGCCCGGCGGCCAACCAGAGCGTGATCGTCGAGTTCCTCGTCGACGACGTCGACCGTGTGCACCGGGACCTGACCGGCTTCGTGAGCGATGTCGTCGCGGGGCCCACCACGATGCCCTGGGGCAACCGGTCCCTGCTGTTCCGCGACCCGGACGGCACCCCGGTCAACTTCTTCACCCCCGTCACCCCGGCCGCCCTCCAGAAGTACGGACGCTGA
- a CDS encoding dihydrofolate reductase family protein: MSLARVHNFSVSLDGFATGEGLSREAPFGHAGERLHQWMFATRWWHERSGDAGGTSGADDVFVRRFEPGIGAEIMGAGKYGYPGWHEDPDWKGWWGPNPPFHTPTFVLTRHTRPPLAMEGGTTFHFLDASPADALRTAREAAGGKDVRIGGGATVIREFLAARLIDHLHVVVVPIVLGRGVRLWDGLEGLERDYAVDTVTTSSGVTHLTFERTAR, encoded by the coding sequence ATGTCACTCGCCCGTGTCCACAACTTCTCCGTCTCGCTCGACGGCTTCGCCACCGGCGAGGGACTCAGTCGCGAGGCGCCGTTCGGGCATGCCGGGGAACGGCTGCACCAGTGGATGTTCGCCACCCGCTGGTGGCACGAGCGGAGCGGCGACGCGGGCGGGACCAGCGGCGCCGACGACGTCTTCGTCCGCCGGTTCGAGCCGGGGATCGGCGCCGAGATCATGGGCGCCGGCAAGTACGGCTATCCCGGCTGGCACGAGGACCCGGACTGGAAGGGCTGGTGGGGGCCCAATCCGCCGTTCCACACGCCGACGTTCGTCCTCACCCGGCACACCCGGCCGCCGCTCGCCATGGAGGGCGGCACCACCTTCCACTTCCTCGACGCCTCACCGGCCGACGCGCTGAGGACGGCACGGGAGGCGGCGGGCGGGAAGGACGTACGGATCGGCGGCGGCGCCACCGTGATCCGGGAGTTCCTCGCCGCCCGGCTCATCGACCATCTGCACGTGGTGGTCGTACCGATCGTGCTGGGCCGGGGCGTCCGCCTCTGGGACGGGCTGGAGGGGCTGGAGCGGGACTACGCCGTCGACACGGTCACCACGTCGAGCGGTGTCACGCATCTGACGTTCGAGCGGACGGCCCGCTGA
- a CDS encoding SRPBCC family protein, producing MAKRHRLIHVGPSAVWDVLADGTRYAEWVVGTARSEPVRGQWPQTDSAIRYEIKVGPARLVNETVVRRYEEGRCLELEAKAGPLGTARISIDVRPWGEKTLVIVDEHPLQGAGGTLHNAGFEVLIQLRHRTMLARLARLCESEAAPDERPDRQDSAGPAAAHGAGHA from the coding sequence GTGGCCAAACGCCATCGTCTGATACACGTCGGGCCGAGTGCCGTCTGGGACGTCCTCGCGGACGGCACCCGGTACGCGGAGTGGGTCGTCGGCACCGCGCGGTCCGAACCCGTACGCGGACAGTGGCCGCAGACGGATTCGGCGATCCGCTACGAGATCAAGGTGGGCCCTGCCCGGCTGGTCAACGAGACGGTCGTCCGCCGCTACGAGGAGGGCCGCTGTCTGGAGCTGGAGGCCAAGGCGGGCCCGCTCGGCACCGCGCGCATCTCGATCGACGTCCGGCCCTGGGGCGAGAAGACGCTCGTCATCGTGGACGAGCACCCCCTGCAGGGGGCCGGTGGCACGCTGCACAACGCCGGGTTCGAGGTGCTGATCCAGCTCCGGCACCGCACCATGCTGGCCCGCCTCGCCCGGCTCTGCGAGAGCGAGGCCGCCCCGGACGAGCGGCCCGACCGCCAGGACAGCGCCGGTCCGGCGGCGGCCCACGGAGCCGGGCATGCCTGA
- a CDS encoding phytoene desaturase family protein — MPDAVVIGAGPNGLVAANVLADAGWQVEVLEEQPEPGGAVRHDRGVDPDFVSDVFSSFYPLAAASPILAGLRLEEHGLRWSHAPSVVAHPLTDGRCALLDRDVEVTAASLEAFAPGDGDAWRRLHDIWEKLRPDLLGTLFTPFPPVRAGARLALRLRAAGGLRMARSLVLPVRRLGEEEFRGEGGRVLLAGNALHADLAPESAGSGGFGWLMTMLGQTYGFPVPAGGSGALTDALVRRLRSLGGEVRCGQRVERVVVRGGRAVGVRTAAGDTVAARRAVLADLSVPALYGDLVEPEHLPAQLLDDLRRFQWDFATFKVDWALDGPVPWQAEQAARAGTVHLADGVDELTRFAAQLAMREVPDRPFLLFGQMTTSDPSRSPQGTESAWAYTHVPHDIRADAADEGVTGSWNAKEQELMADRMERQVERFAPGFRRRIRARRVLAPPTLEAMDANLMGGAINGGTTAMHQQLFFRPVPGTGRPETPIPGLFLASSGAHPGGGVHGAPGANAARAALHRHRPPGLSRAQRLLSGRDRTGTRR; from the coding sequence ATGCCTGACGCCGTGGTCATCGGCGCCGGCCCCAACGGGCTGGTCGCCGCCAACGTCCTCGCGGACGCCGGATGGCAGGTGGAGGTGCTGGAGGAGCAGCCGGAGCCCGGCGGTGCCGTCCGCCACGACCGGGGCGTCGACCCCGACTTCGTCAGCGACGTCTTCAGCTCCTTCTACCCGCTCGCCGCCGCCTCGCCGATCCTGGCCGGACTGCGCCTGGAGGAGCACGGCCTGCGGTGGAGCCATGCGCCCAGCGTGGTCGCGCACCCCCTCACGGACGGCCGCTGCGCCCTGCTGGACCGCGACGTCGAGGTCACCGCCGCGTCCCTCGAGGCGTTCGCCCCGGGCGACGGGGACGCCTGGCGGCGGCTGCACGACATCTGGGAGAAACTGCGCCCCGACCTGCTGGGCACCCTGTTCACGCCGTTCCCGCCGGTGCGCGCGGGGGCGCGGCTCGCGCTGCGGCTGCGGGCCGCCGGCGGACTGCGCATGGCCCGCAGTCTGGTCCTGCCGGTGCGCAGGCTCGGCGAGGAGGAGTTCCGGGGCGAGGGCGGCCGGGTGCTGCTCGCCGGCAACGCCCTGCACGCGGACCTCGCCCCGGAGTCGGCGGGCAGCGGCGGCTTCGGCTGGCTGATGACGATGCTCGGCCAGACCTACGGCTTCCCCGTGCCGGCCGGCGGGTCCGGTGCCCTCACCGACGCCCTGGTCCGGCGGCTGCGTTCGCTCGGCGGCGAGGTGCGCTGCGGGCAGCGCGTGGAGCGTGTCGTCGTCCGCGGCGGACGGGCCGTCGGCGTACGGACCGCGGCCGGGGACACCGTCGCGGCCCGCCGGGCCGTCCTCGCCGACCTGTCCGTGCCCGCCCTCTACGGCGACCTGGTGGAACCCGAGCATCTGCCCGCGCAGCTGCTGGACGACCTGCGGCGCTTCCAGTGGGACTTCGCCACCTTCAAGGTGGACTGGGCGCTCGACGGGCCGGTGCCCTGGCAGGCCGAGCAGGCGGCCCGGGCCGGCACCGTGCACCTCGCCGACGGCGTGGACGAGCTCACCCGATTCGCCGCCCAGCTCGCCATGCGCGAGGTCCCCGACCGGCCCTTCCTGCTCTTCGGCCAGATGACCACCTCCGACCCCTCCCGCTCCCCGCAGGGCACGGAGTCCGCCTGGGCGTACACCCATGTGCCGCACGACATCCGCGCCGACGCCGCCGACGAGGGCGTCACCGGCAGTTGGAACGCCAAGGAGCAGGAGCTGATGGCCGACCGCATGGAACGCCAGGTGGAACGCTTCGCACCCGGCTTCCGCCGGCGGATCCGCGCTCGCCGCGTCCTCGCGCCCCCGACCCTGGAGGCCATGGACGCCAACCTGATGGGCGGCGCCATCAACGGCGGCACCACCGCCATGCACCAGCAGCTCTTCTTCCGCCCCGTCCCCGGCACCGGACGCCCCGAGACCCCGATCCCCGGCCTCTTCCTGGCCTCCTCCGGGGCTCACCCGGGCGGCGGAGTGCACGGCGCGCCCGGCGCGAACGCCGCACGCGCCGCCCTGCACCGCCACCGGCCGCCCGGACTGTCCCGCGCCCAGCGTCTGCTGAGCGGCCGGGACCGCACCGGCACGCGACGATGA
- a CDS encoding amidohydrolase family protein encodes MTDLSPQTPRTPSAEAVEVRRFWEGLGLPGLIDVHTHFMPERVLRKVWGYFDALGPLTGGVEWPITYRHEEGERADLLRDFGVRAFTAMLYPHKPGMARWLNGWAVDFARRTPGSLHTATFFPEPGVETYVREAVEAGARVFKAHVQVGAYDPADELLDPVWGLLAEAGVPVVVHCGSGPAPGKHTGPGPIGQVLARHPGLPLIVAHLGMPEYEDFLGLAERYPRVRLDTTMAFTDFSEEMAPFPRRALPRLAALGDRVLLGSDFPNIPYPYAHQLRALERPGLGEEWLRAVCHDNAAALFGIR; translated from the coding sequence ATGACGGACCTCTCGCCCCAGACTCCCCGCACGCCGTCCGCCGAGGCGGTGGAGGTCCGTCGCTTCTGGGAGGGGCTGGGGCTGCCGGGTCTGATCGACGTGCACACCCACTTCATGCCCGAGCGGGTGCTGCGCAAGGTGTGGGGGTACTTCGACGCGCTCGGGCCGCTGACCGGCGGTGTCGAGTGGCCGATCACCTACCGGCACGAGGAGGGTGAACGGGCCGATCTGCTCCGGGACTTCGGGGTGCGCGCCTTCACCGCGATGCTGTACCCGCACAAGCCCGGCATGGCCCGCTGGCTGAACGGCTGGGCCGTCGACTTCGCCCGCCGCACCCCCGGCTCCCTGCACACCGCGACCTTCTTCCCCGAGCCCGGCGTGGAGACGTACGTCCGGGAGGCCGTGGAGGCGGGCGCCCGGGTCTTCAAGGCGCATGTGCAGGTGGGCGCGTACGACCCGGCGGACGAGCTGCTCGACCCGGTCTGGGGTCTGCTCGCGGAGGCCGGCGTCCCCGTCGTGGTCCACTGCGGCTCGGGCCCCGCGCCGGGCAAGCACACCGGGCCCGGCCCGATCGGGCAGGTGCTCGCCCGCCACCCCGGACTGCCGCTGATCGTCGCGCATCTGGGGATGCCGGAGTACGAGGACTTCCTCGGTCTCGCCGAGCGGTACCCGCGGGTGCGGCTGGACACCACGATGGCGTTCACCGACTTCTCCGAGGAGATGGCGCCGTTCCCGCGCCGCGCGCTGCCCCGGCTGGCGGCGCTCGGCGACCGCGTCCTGCTCGGCTCGGACTTCCCCAACATCCCCTACCCGTACGCGCATCAGCTCCGGGCGCTGGAGCGGCCGGGGCTCGGCGAGGAGTGGCTGCGGGCGGTGTGCCACGACAACGCGGCGGCGCTGTTCGGCATCCGGTGA
- a CDS encoding SDR family oxidoreductase, whose protein sequence is MRSSPLADRTVVVTGAARGLGAAMARQIAGRGARVALLGHEKQELEALAEELPGPTLALEADITDPDALADAAGRVRAGLGPVSALVANAGIAEGGPFPSSDPAAWARVIDVNLTGSANTARAFLPDLFDTRGFLLQIASLAAIGAAPLMSAYCASKAGVEAFAHALRAEVAHRGVGVGVAYINWTDTDMIRDADRYAVLRELRGHMPPPARRVYPVDTVAARLVSGLERRRTSVYAPAWLRLTQPVRAALPPVVLRVTRRAMPRLEAEIPLAHTGPLGAGGDADRAASGGGA, encoded by the coding sequence GTGCGCAGCAGCCCGCTCGCCGACCGGACGGTCGTCGTCACCGGAGCCGCCCGCGGCCTGGGCGCCGCCATGGCCCGGCAGATCGCCGGACGCGGCGCCCGCGTGGCCCTGCTGGGCCACGAGAAGCAGGAACTGGAGGCGCTGGCCGAGGAACTGCCGGGGCCGACCCTGGCCCTGGAGGCCGACATCACCGACCCGGACGCCCTCGCGGACGCCGCCGGGCGGGTCCGGGCGGGTCTCGGACCCGTGTCCGCCCTGGTGGCCAACGCCGGGATCGCCGAGGGCGGGCCGTTCCCCTCCTCGGACCCCGCCGCCTGGGCCCGGGTCATCGACGTCAACCTCACCGGCAGCGCCAACACGGCACGCGCCTTCCTGCCCGACCTGTTCGACACCCGGGGGTTCCTGCTCCAGATCGCCTCCCTCGCGGCGATCGGCGCCGCGCCCCTGATGAGCGCCTACTGCGCCTCCAAGGCGGGCGTGGAGGCCTTCGCGCACGCCCTGCGGGCCGAGGTGGCGCACCGCGGGGTCGGTGTGGGCGTCGCCTACATCAACTGGACCGACACCGACATGATCCGGGACGCCGACCGGTACGCCGTCCTGCGCGAACTGCGCGGCCACATGCCGCCGCCCGCACGCCGGGTGTACCCGGTCGACACCGTCGCCGCCCGCCTGGTCAGCGGCCTCGAACGCCGTCGTACGTCCGTCTACGCCCCGGCGTGGCTGCGGCTCACCCAGCCGGTGCGCGCGGCTCTGCCCCCGGTGGTGCTCCGCGTGACCCGCCGGGCCATGCCCCGTCTGGAGGCCGAGATCCCCCTCGCCCACACCGGCCCGCTCGGCGCGGGCGGCGACGCGGACCGGGCGGCGTCCGGGGGAGGGGCCTGA
- a CDS encoding MMPL family transporter, whose product MRTAPRWARWLVPVVLLLVWLGVGGALGPYAGKLGEVATNDQAAFLPQSAESTQVLEARKAFDQSETLPAIVVWTADGERVSKAQQAEATRAVGGLAGEQGVVGRPSPALPSDDGEALQAVVQLRPDLGDELETTLDAVRDAASGVSGTTAQIAGPAASQADLSDAFAGIDGLLLGVALGAVLVILLLVYRSVLLPLLIIVGSVFALALACAVVYALADRDVVRVDGQVQGILSILVIGAATDYALLLAARFREELARGGDRSVAALAAVRRSFGAITASAATVALGLLALLASDLTNNRALGPVGAIGIVCAVLTTLTFLPAVLALLGRAAYWPSKPQPPEESAQGRGVWRRVAATVAGRPRRTWVVTALVLAVFAAFSPQLSSKGVPLDEIFVNDAPSVAAQRTLGEHFPGGSGNPAVIIAAADRVDEVTAAAEDTEGVASAGAVSGSGRPGGGKPLVVDGRVRVDATLKAAADSDAAKATVERLRAEVHAIPGADALVGGYTAQQYDTQETASRDRTLIVPVVLAIILLILMLLLRSLLVPVLLVATVALNFLATLGVSTLVFEHLLGFSGTDASVPLYGFVFLVALGVDYNIFLMSRVREEALLHGHREGVLRGLTTTGGVITSAGVVLAATFAALMVIPLAFLVQIAFIVAFGVLLDTLVVRSLLVPALMLDIGRRAWWPSSLARRDDGERTAAG is encoded by the coding sequence ATGAGAACCGCACCGCGCTGGGCCCGGTGGCTCGTCCCCGTCGTTCTGCTGCTCGTCTGGCTGGGCGTCGGCGGAGCGCTCGGACCGTACGCGGGCAAGCTGGGCGAGGTGGCCACCAACGACCAGGCGGCCTTCCTCCCGCAGAGCGCCGAGTCCACCCAGGTCCTCGAGGCCCGGAAGGCCTTCGACCAGTCCGAGACGCTGCCCGCCATCGTCGTGTGGACGGCGGACGGTGAACGCGTCTCCAAGGCCCAGCAGGCCGAGGCCACCCGGGCCGTCGGCGGACTCGCGGGCGAGCAGGGCGTCGTGGGCCGGCCCTCGCCCGCGCTGCCCTCCGACGACGGCGAGGCGCTGCAGGCCGTCGTCCAGCTGAGGCCCGACCTCGGCGACGAGTTGGAGACCACCCTCGACGCGGTGCGGGACGCCGCGAGCGGCGTGTCCGGCACGACGGCGCAGATCGCCGGACCGGCCGCCAGCCAGGCCGACCTGTCCGACGCCTTCGCGGGCATCGACGGGTTGCTCCTCGGTGTCGCCCTCGGCGCGGTGCTGGTCATCCTGCTGCTCGTCTACCGCAGCGTGCTGCTGCCGCTCCTCATCATCGTGGGCTCCGTCTTCGCCCTCGCGCTGGCCTGCGCCGTCGTCTACGCCCTGGCGGACCGGGACGTCGTCCGGGTCGACGGACAGGTACAGGGCATCCTCTCCATCCTGGTGATCGGCGCCGCCACCGACTACGCCCTGCTGCTCGCCGCCCGCTTCCGGGAGGAACTGGCCCGCGGCGGGGACCGGTCCGTCGCCGCGCTCGCCGCCGTACGCCGGTCCTTCGGCGCCATCACCGCCAGCGCGGCCACCGTCGCGCTGGGCCTGCTGGCGCTGCTCGCCAGCGACCTCACCAACAACCGGGCGCTCGGACCCGTCGGCGCCATCGGCATCGTGTGCGCCGTCCTCACCACGCTCACGTTCCTGCCCGCCGTGCTGGCCCTGCTCGGGCGCGCCGCCTACTGGCCGTCCAAGCCGCAGCCGCCCGAGGAGTCCGCGCAGGGCCGGGGCGTATGGCGCCGGGTCGCCGCCACGGTCGCCGGCCGGCCGCGCCGCACCTGGGTGGTCACCGCGCTGGTCCTCGCCGTCTTCGCGGCCTTCTCGCCCCAGCTGTCCTCCAAGGGCGTGCCGCTCGACGAGATCTTCGTCAACGACGCCCCGTCGGTGGCCGCCCAGCGCACGCTCGGCGAGCACTTCCCCGGCGGCTCCGGCAACCCGGCCGTCATCATCGCCGCCGCCGACCGCGTCGACGAGGTGACCGCCGCGGCCGAGGACACCGAGGGCGTGGCCTCCGCCGGCGCCGTCTCCGGGTCCGGGCGGCCCGGGGGCGGCAAGCCCCTCGTCGTCGACGGCCGCGTACGCGTCGACGCCACGCTGAAGGCCGCCGCGGACAGCGACGCCGCCAAGGCCACCGTCGAGCGGCTGCGCGCCGAGGTGCACGCCATCCCCGGCGCCGACGCGCTGGTCGGCGGCTACACGGCACAGCAGTACGACACCCAGGAGACCGCCTCCCGGGACCGCACGCTCATCGTGCCGGTCGTCCTCGCGATCATCCTGCTGATCCTGATGCTCCTGCTGCGCTCCCTGCTCGTCCCGGTGCTGCTCGTCGCGACCGTCGCCCTCAACTTCCTGGCGACGCTCGGCGTGTCCACGCTCGTCTTCGAGCACCTGCTCGGCTTCAGCGGCACGGACGCCTCGGTACCGCTGTACGGCTTCGTCTTCCTGGTCGCCCTCGGCGTGGACTACAACATCTTCCTGATGTCCCGGGTCCGCGAGGAGGCCCTGCTGCACGGGCACCGGGAGGGCGTGCTGCGCGGTCTCACCACCACCGGCGGTGTGATCACCTCCGCGGGTGTGGTCCTCGCCGCGACCTTCGCCGCCCTCATGGTGATCCCGCTGGCCTTCCTGGTACAGATCGCGTTCATCGTCGCCTTCGGAGTCCTGCTGGACACGCTCGTCGTCCGGTCGCTGCTGGTGCCCGCGCTGATGCTCGACATCGGCCGCCGGGCCTGGTGGCCCAGCTCCCTGGCCCGGCGCGACGACGGGGAGCGTACGGCCGCGGGATAG
- a CDS encoding DNA alkylation repair protein: protein MAETAGAGTTVTEVMAELAALEDPKTRAVNERHGDDHGVNLGKLRAIAKRLKTRQDLAEELWATGDSAARLLALLICRPKAFGRDELDAMLREARTPKVHDWLVNYVVRKSPHAEELRVAWFADPDPVVASAGWALTTERVAKRPDGLDLAGLLDTVEAEMKDAPPRLQWAMNHCLAQIGIEHPEHRARAIAIGERLEVLKDYPTSPGCTSPFAPVWIDEMVRRRAES from the coding sequence ATGGCCGAGACGGCCGGGGCCGGGACGACGGTGACCGAGGTGATGGCCGAGCTGGCCGCGCTGGAGGACCCGAAGACGCGCGCGGTGAACGAGCGGCACGGCGACGACCACGGTGTGAACCTGGGCAAGCTCCGGGCGATCGCGAAGCGGCTGAAGACCCGGCAGGACCTCGCGGAGGAGCTCTGGGCGACCGGTGACTCGGCGGCGCGGCTGCTGGCGCTGCTGATCTGCCGGCCCAAGGCGTTCGGCCGGGACGAGCTGGACGCCATGCTGCGCGAGGCCCGCACCCCGAAGGTGCACGACTGGCTGGTGAACTACGTGGTGCGCAAGAGTCCGCACGCGGAGGAGTTGCGGGTGGCCTGGTTCGCCGATCCGGACCCGGTCGTCGCGAGCGCCGGCTGGGCGCTGACCACCGAGCGGGTGGCGAAGCGTCCGGACGGCCTGGATCTGGCGGGACTGCTCGACACCGTCGAGGCGGAGATGAAGGACGCCCCGCCGCGGCTGCAGTGGGCGATGAACCACTGCCTGGCCCAGATCGGCATCGAGCACCCGGAGCACCGGGCCCGGGCGATCGCCATCGGTGAGCGGCTGGAGGTCCTGAAGGACTATCCGACGTCCCCCGGCTGCACGTCGCCGTTCGCCCCGGTGTGGATCGACGAGATGGTGCGCCGGCGCGCCGAGTCGTGA